The Rhodococcus sp. X156 genome window below encodes:
- a CDS encoding amidase, with protein sequence MTHPPAGLMDAFWAYERALMANDLDALDRLFAPGPNTLRGDANGLLVGHEQISAFRGARGGAPRRRIVQAHVQTVADDHALVVAVTELARGGRGQQTQLWRRADGRWAVTAAHVSLPAPALDTRVWRVVGDPLVHAPHTGPLTGESVAVKDLFAVAGHRVGAGNPAWEAAATPEPAHATAVARLLDAGADVRGIARTDELAYSLAGTNAHFGTPPNPRAPHRISGGSTSGSASAVSLGHASIGLGTDTGGSIRVPASYQGLFGLRSTHGAVPLDGVLPLAPSFDTVGWLARDAALLARVGEALLPPAAPPSRTALVVVPQLVALAQPDVADAVRRWVGAHDVSTEDWDLAQLPTWLAAFQTLQAHEAWRSHGGWVGTHAEAMDPDVRGRFEAASRVTLEQAEQAASTVAAARATIRDFVGDRVLVLPATSSVAPRIGEGLQAVRDATMQLTCLAGIGGLPALSLPVTTSGGLPCGVCLVAAPGRDRDLLALTCELAQP encoded by the coding sequence ATGACCCACCCGCCCGCAGGGCTGATGGACGCGTTCTGGGCCTACGAGCGCGCGCTGATGGCCAACGACCTCGACGCCCTCGACCGGCTCTTCGCCCCCGGCCCCAACACCCTGCGTGGTGACGCCAACGGGCTGCTGGTCGGCCACGAGCAGATCAGCGCGTTCCGCGGCGCCCGTGGCGGCGCCCCGCGCCGGCGGATCGTGCAGGCCCACGTGCAGACCGTCGCTGACGACCACGCGCTCGTCGTCGCCGTCACCGAGCTCGCCCGGGGCGGGCGGGGCCAGCAGACACAGCTGTGGCGGCGCGCCGACGGCCGCTGGGCGGTCACCGCCGCCCACGTCTCCCTCCCGGCGCCAGCGCTGGACACTCGGGTGTGGCGCGTCGTCGGCGACCCGCTGGTCCACGCCCCCCACACCGGCCCGCTCACCGGGGAGAGCGTCGCGGTCAAGGACCTCTTCGCCGTCGCGGGCCACCGCGTCGGCGCCGGCAACCCGGCCTGGGAGGCCGCGGCGACGCCGGAGCCCGCGCACGCCACCGCCGTCGCCCGGCTGCTCGACGCCGGCGCCGACGTCCGCGGCATCGCCCGCACCGACGAGCTCGCCTACAGCCTGGCCGGGACCAACGCCCACTTCGGCACCCCGCCGAACCCGCGGGCGCCGCACCGGATCTCCGGCGGCTCCACCTCGGGCTCGGCCAGCGCGGTCTCCCTCGGCCACGCGAGCATCGGGCTGGGCACCGACACCGGCGGGTCGATCCGCGTGCCGGCGTCCTACCAGGGGCTCTTCGGGCTGCGCAGCACCCACGGTGCCGTGCCCCTCGACGGGGTGCTGCCGCTGGCCCCGTCCTTCGACACCGTCGGCTGGCTGGCCCGCGACGCCGCCCTGCTCGCCCGCGTGGGCGAGGCGCTGCTGCCCCCGGCCGCTCCCCCCAGCCGCACTGCGCTGGTCGTCGTCCCGCAGCTGGTGGCCCTCGCCCAGCCCGACGTCGCCGACGCCGTGCGCCGCTGGGTCGGAGCGCACGACGTGTCCACCGAGGACTGGGACCTCGCCCAGCTGCCCACCTGGCTCGCGGCGTTCCAGACCCTGCAGGCGCACGAGGCGTGGCGCAGCCACGGTGGCTGGGTCGGCACGCACGCCGAGGCGATGGACCCCGACGTGCGTGGGCGCTTCGAGGCCGCCTCCCGGGTGACGCTCGAGCAGGCGGAGCAGGCAGCGAGCACGGTCGCCGCGGCGCGGGCGACCATCAGAGACTTCGTGGGTGATCGGGTGCTCGTGCTGCCCGCCACCTCCTCGGTGGCGCCCCGGATCGGCGAGGGGCTGCAGGCGGTTCGTGACGCCACCATGCAGCTCACGTGCCTGGCCGGCATCGGCGGTCTGCCGGCGCTGTCGCTGCCGGTGACCACCTCCGGCGGCCTGCCGTGCGGGGTCTGCCTGGTGGCCGCCCCTGGCCGCGACCGGGACCTGCTGGCGCTGACGTGCGAGCTGGCACAACCGTAA
- the uraD gene encoding 2-oxo-4-hydroxy-4-carboxy-5-ureidoimidazoline decarboxylase gives MQIEDFNTMSEAAASATVRPCAAIDSWVQALVAGRPYASVAELSACATARAATWTGAEVQAALADHPRIGERPSGDGASAAMSRREQSTVDGDDADLARRLAEGNRRYEETFDRIYLVRAAGRSAEDILALLEERLTHDPETELAVTAGQLAEVAVLRLEGLFT, from the coding sequence GTGCAGATCGAGGACTTCAACACCATGAGCGAGGCGGCGGCGAGCGCCACCGTCCGCCCGTGCGCCGCCATCGACAGCTGGGTGCAGGCGCTGGTGGCGGGGCGCCCGTACGCCAGCGTGGCCGAGCTCAGCGCCTGCGCGACCGCCCGGGCCGCCACCTGGACCGGCGCGGAGGTGCAGGCAGCGCTGGCCGACCATCCCCGCATCGGTGAGCGGCCCTCCGGCGACGGTGCCAGCGCGGCGATGTCGCGTCGCGAACAGTCCACTGTGGACGGTGACGATGCCGACCTCGCGCGTCGGCTCGCCGAGGGCAACCGCCGCTACGAGGAGACCTTCGACCGGATCTACCTCGTCCGCGCCGCCGGGCGCAGCGCCGAGGACATCCTCGCGCTGCTCGAGGAGCGGCTGACCCACGACCCGGAGACCGAGCTGGCGGTGACCGCCGGCCAGCTCGCCGAGGTCGCCGTCCTGCGCCTAGAAGGGCTGTTCACATGA
- the uraH gene encoding hydroxyisourate hydrolase codes for MSTCSTHALDAALGVPAAGLPVTLRDSAEVTLAEAVTDADGRVRFPADLGSGPHSLTFATGPWFAAAGRDTFFPEVRLTFTVPADQQHHHVALLLSPFAYTTYKGS; via the coding sequence ATGAGCACCTGCTCCACGCACGCCCTCGACGCCGCCCTCGGCGTCCCCGCGGCCGGACTGCCGGTGACGCTGCGGGACTCCGCGGAGGTCACCCTCGCCGAGGCGGTGACCGACGCCGACGGCCGGGTCCGCTTCCCCGCCGACCTCGGTTCAGGCCCGCATTCCCTCACCTTCGCCACCGGCCCGTGGTTCGCCGCAGCCGGGCGCGACACCTTCTTCCCCGAGGTCCGCCTCACCTTCACCGTGCCTGCGGACCAGCAGCACCACCACGTGGCCCTGCTGCTGAGCCCGTTCGCCTACACCACCTACAAAGGGAGCTGA
- the pucL gene encoding factor-independent urate hydroxylase yields the protein MANGDVILGANQYGKAECRLVRITRDTEVHQIEDLTVTAQLRGDFVACHTDGDNSQVVATDTQKNTVYAFAREHGIGSPEQFLLTLGRHFVDSFEWVSGGRWEAEQHSWSRIVADGAPHDHAFVRAGQEVRTAVVQRDGDETFVVAGLKDCTVLKSTGSEFHGFPRDRFTTLGETDDRILATSVTAWWRYTDPASMDSDDFNACYDAVRATLLETFASVHSLALQQTIFAVGKAILTRFPGIAEVKLSCPNKHHFLVDLAPFDMDNPGEVFFAADRPYGLIQATVQREGAAEEPRAWATIAGFC from the coding sequence GTGGCCAACGGCGACGTGATCTTGGGCGCGAACCAGTACGGCAAGGCGGAGTGCCGCCTCGTGCGCATCACTCGGGACACCGAGGTGCACCAGATCGAGGACCTGACCGTCACCGCCCAGCTGCGCGGGGACTTCGTGGCGTGCCACACCGACGGCGACAACAGCCAGGTGGTGGCCACCGACACCCAGAAGAACACCGTGTACGCCTTCGCCAGGGAGCACGGCATCGGCTCGCCCGAGCAGTTCCTGCTGACGCTGGGCCGCCACTTCGTGGACAGCTTCGAGTGGGTCAGCGGCGGACGGTGGGAGGCCGAGCAGCACAGCTGGAGCCGGATCGTCGCCGACGGTGCGCCCCACGACCACGCCTTCGTCCGGGCCGGCCAGGAGGTGCGCACCGCGGTGGTGCAGCGCGACGGGGACGAGACCTTCGTGGTGGCCGGCCTCAAGGACTGCACCGTCCTGAAGTCCACCGGGTCGGAGTTCCATGGCTTCCCGCGTGACCGGTTCACCACGCTCGGAGAGACCGACGACCGGATCCTCGCCACGTCGGTGACGGCGTGGTGGCGCTACACCGACCCGGCCTCGATGGACAGCGACGACTTCAACGCCTGCTACGACGCCGTCCGCGCCACGCTGCTGGAGACCTTCGCGAGCGTGCACTCCCTGGCCCTGCAGCAGACCATCTTCGCGGTGGGCAAGGCGATCCTCACCCGCTTCCCGGGCATCGCCGAGGTCAAGCTGTCCTGCCCCAACAAGCACCACTTCCTCGTCGACCTGGCGCCGTTCGACATGGACAACCCCGGCGAGGTGTTCTTCGCCGCCGACCGCCCCTACGGGCTGATCCAGGCGACGGTCCAGCGCGAGGGCGCCGCCGAGGAGCCACGGGCATGGGCGACCATCGCCGGGTTCTGCTGA
- the allB gene encoding allantoinase AllB, with the protein MGDHRRVLLMLVDAVRARHVLVDGAFVPATVTITDGTISTVAPFDHQLTGTVLDAPDTAYVLPGVVDTHVHVNEPGRTEWEGFTSATTAAALGGVTTLVDMPLNSLPPTTTVAHLRAKQQAAAGQLAVDVAFWGGAVPGNLAHLEPLWDAGVLGFKCFLSPSGVEEFPPLSPADFTAALTEVARIDALMVVHAEDAAVLEAAPAVPSRAYADFLLSRPDTAETTAIARVIDGARRTGARVHVLHLSSARALDLLADARAEGLPITVETCPHYLCFTAEAIPDAAPQFKCCPPIRDAGNREQLWQALCDGVIDVVVSDHSPATAQEKLRGDGELQQAWGGVSGLQVGFTAVAHEARERGIGLAEVSRWMSRSTAELVGLGGKGRIAPGADADLAVYDTATELHVDVDRLAHRNPLSAYDGLRYAGSVVHTVVAGAVVAASPDHSRGRLLTRPPGRPS; encoded by the coding sequence ATGGGCGACCATCGCCGGGTTCTGCTGATGCTCGTCGACGCCGTCCGCGCACGGCACGTCCTCGTCGACGGCGCGTTCGTCCCGGCCACGGTGACCATCACCGACGGCACCATCAGCACCGTCGCCCCCTTCGACCACCAGCTGACCGGCACCGTCCTGGACGCACCCGACACCGCCTACGTGCTGCCCGGCGTGGTGGACACCCACGTGCACGTCAACGAGCCCGGCCGCACCGAGTGGGAGGGGTTCACCTCCGCCACCACCGCCGCTGCGCTCGGCGGCGTCACCACCCTCGTCGACATGCCGCTGAACTCCCTGCCGCCCACCACCACCGTGGCGCACCTGCGAGCCAAGCAGCAGGCCGCAGCCGGTCAGCTCGCGGTGGACGTGGCGTTCTGGGGCGGCGCGGTCCCCGGCAACCTGGCCCACCTCGAGCCGCTGTGGGACGCCGGGGTGCTGGGCTTCAAGTGCTTCCTGTCACCGTCGGGCGTCGAGGAGTTCCCGCCGCTGTCGCCCGCCGACTTCACCGCCGCCCTCACCGAGGTGGCCCGGATCGACGCGCTCATGGTGGTGCACGCCGAGGACGCCGCGGTGCTCGAGGCCGCCCCGGCCGTCCCCAGCCGCGCCTACGCCGACTTCCTGCTCTCCCGCCCGGACACCGCCGAGACCACCGCCATCGCCCGGGTGATCGACGGCGCCCGCCGCACCGGCGCCCGGGTGCACGTGCTGCACCTGTCCAGCGCCCGCGCCCTGGACCTGCTCGCCGACGCCCGCGCCGAGGGCCTGCCCATCACCGTGGAGACCTGCCCGCACTACCTCTGCTTCACCGCCGAGGCCATCCCCGACGCCGCACCGCAGTTCAAGTGCTGCCCGCCGATCCGCGACGCCGGCAACCGCGAGCAGCTGTGGCAAGCCCTGTGCGACGGCGTGATCGACGTCGTGGTCAGCGACCACTCCCCCGCCACCGCGCAGGAGAAGCTCCGCGGCGACGGCGAGCTGCAGCAGGCCTGGGGCGGGGTGTCCGGCCTGCAGGTGGGGTTCACCGCCGTGGCCCACGAGGCCCGCGAGCGCGGCATCGGGCTGGCCGAGGTGAGCCGCTGGATGTCGCGCAGCACCGCCGAGCTGGTCGGCCTCGGCGGGAAGGGTCGCATCGCCCCGGGCGCCGACGCCGACCTCGCGGTCTACGACACCGCCACCGAGCTGCACGTGGACGTGGACCGCCTCGCCCACCGCAACCCCCTCTCGGCCTACGACGGGCTGCGCTACGCCGGCTCCGTCGTGCACACCGTGGTCGCCGGCGCCGTGGTCGCGGCAAGCCCTGATCACTCCCGTGGCCGCCTGCTCACCCGCCCGCCAGGAAGGCCGTCATGA
- a CDS encoding alanine--glyoxylate aminotransferase family protein, which yields MNQINPPPRLLMGPGPSTADPRVLRAMSAQLVGQYDPAMTDLMNETMELYREVFSTRNEQTFLVDGTSRAGIEAALVSLLEPGDRMLVPVLGRFGHLLVEIAERCGAEVHTITVPWGEVFRPEQVEEAVLAVRPKLLAVVQGDTSTTMCQPLADLGEICRRHDVLLYCDATASLGGNPYPADAWGIDVTTAGLQKCLGGPSGSAPITLSPRAVAVIEARRHVEAGIRDAGDQPRGRRIQSNYFDLAMVMDYWGPRRLNHHTEATTMLYGARECARLLVAEGIDNAVERHRLHGAAMLAGVQGLGLGVFGDLAHKMNNVVAVEIPDGVDGEGLRAALLADFGIEIGTSFGPLHGRVWRIGTMGYNARRDAVLTTLAALEQVLRACGAAVTAGGGVGAAREVYAG from the coding sequence ATGAACCAGATCAACCCGCCGCCGCGGCTGCTGATGGGCCCCGGCCCGAGCACGGCCGATCCCCGGGTGCTGCGTGCGATGTCGGCCCAGCTCGTCGGGCAGTACGACCCCGCGATGACGGACCTGATGAACGAGACCATGGAGCTCTACCGCGAGGTGTTCAGCACGCGCAACGAGCAGACGTTCCTGGTCGACGGCACCTCCCGGGCCGGCATCGAGGCGGCACTGGTCTCCCTGCTGGAGCCGGGCGACCGGATGCTGGTGCCGGTGCTCGGCCGCTTCGGCCACCTGCTGGTGGAGATCGCGGAGCGCTGCGGCGCCGAGGTGCACACCATCACCGTGCCCTGGGGCGAGGTCTTCCGCCCGGAGCAGGTGGAGGAGGCGGTGCTCGCCGTGCGGCCCAAGCTGCTGGCCGTGGTGCAGGGCGACACCTCCACCACCATGTGCCAGCCGCTGGCCGACCTCGGCGAGATCTGCCGTCGCCACGACGTGCTGCTCTACTGCGACGCCACCGCCTCCCTGGGCGGCAACCCCTACCCCGCCGACGCCTGGGGCATCGACGTCACCACGGCCGGTCTGCAGAAGTGCCTGGGCGGTCCCTCGGGCAGCGCACCCATCACCCTCTCCCCGCGCGCGGTGGCGGTGATCGAGGCCCGCAGGCACGTGGAGGCGGGCATCCGGGACGCCGGTGACCAGCCCCGGGGCCGGCGGATCCAGTCGAACTACTTCGACCTGGCCATGGTCATGGACTACTGGGGCCCGCGGCGGCTCAACCACCACACCGAGGCCACCACCATGCTCTACGGCGCCCGCGAGTGCGCCCGGCTGCTGGTGGCGGAGGGCATCGACAATGCCGTCGAGCGCCACCGGCTGCACGGGGCGGCCATGCTCGCCGGCGTCCAGGGCCTGGGCCTGGGCGTCTTCGGCGACCTGGCGCACAAGATGAACAACGTCGTGGCGGTGGAGATCCCCGACGGCGTGGACGGCGAGGGGCTGCGGGCAGCGCTGCTGGCGGACTTCGGCATCGAGATCGGGACGTCGTTCGGGCCGCTGCACGGCCGGGTCTGGCGGATCGGAACCATGGGCTACAACGCCCGCCGCGACGCGGTGCTCACCACCCTGGCCGCCCTGGAGCAGGTGCTGCGGGCCTGCGGTGCGGCGGTCACCGCCGGCGGGGGCGTCGGCGCGGCCCGGGAGGTGTACGCCGGATGA
- a CDS encoding allantoate amidohydrolase, with protein sequence MSARTSAAEAIARCAELNQFSAQSGALERVYLSPEHAGANALAARWMQEAGLRTWQDAAGNQCGRVEGRRAGMPALLLGSHLDTVPDAGSYDGMLGVVMAIAVAERLRDRADQLPFALEVIGFSDEEGTRFGTALLGSRAVVGGWEESFWALRDRDGTTLHEAFQQFGLDPHRLPEATRRPEELVGYLEAHIEQGPYLEEADAALGYVTTIAGARRFTVTVLGQARHAGGTPYPRRRDALAGASEVITTIERIARASECIATVGRVEVQPGAVNVIAGRAELSLDLRAATDAERDAMWAVLHTEIAAICQRRGLGLEVVETHCAPAAPCAEWLQQAVVAGIRSTGDSQPLGLWSRAGHDAMVLAATTDVAMLFLRCHDGISHHPAEDVREDDVAHGIDALEQAVLAVAARLDARVAETQQGVVQ encoded by the coding sequence ATGAGCGCGCGCACCAGTGCCGCCGAGGCGATCGCCCGCTGCGCCGAGCTGAACCAGTTCTCCGCCCAGAGCGGGGCGCTCGAGCGGGTCTACCTGTCGCCGGAGCACGCCGGCGCCAACGCGCTGGCCGCCCGCTGGATGCAGGAGGCCGGGCTGCGCACGTGGCAGGACGCCGCCGGCAACCAGTGCGGACGCGTCGAGGGTCGCCGGGCCGGGATGCCCGCCCTGCTGCTCGGCTCGCACCTGGACACCGTGCCCGACGCCGGCAGCTACGACGGGATGCTCGGCGTGGTGATGGCCATCGCCGTGGCCGAGCGGCTCCGCGACCGGGCGGACCAGCTGCCGTTCGCGCTCGAGGTGATCGGGTTCAGCGACGAGGAGGGCACCCGCTTCGGCACCGCGCTGCTGGGCAGCCGGGCGGTGGTCGGCGGCTGGGAGGAGTCGTTCTGGGCGCTGCGCGACCGCGACGGCACCACGCTGCACGAGGCGTTCCAGCAGTTCGGGCTGGACCCGCACCGGTTGCCCGAGGCCACCCGGCGACCGGAGGAGCTCGTCGGCTACCTGGAGGCGCACATCGAGCAGGGCCCCTACCTGGAGGAGGCGGACGCCGCGCTCGGCTACGTCACCACCATCGCCGGGGCGCGGCGCTTCACCGTCACGGTGCTCGGGCAGGCCCGGCACGCCGGCGGCACGCCGTACCCCCGCCGCCGCGACGCCCTGGCCGGGGCCAGCGAGGTGATCACCACCATCGAGCGGATCGCCCGCGCCTCGGAGTGCATCGCCACGGTCGGCCGGGTGGAGGTGCAGCCCGGGGCGGTCAACGTCATCGCCGGCCGCGCCGAGCTCAGCCTCGACCTGCGCGCCGCCACCGACGCCGAGCGCGACGCCATGTGGGCGGTGCTGCACACCGAGATCGCGGCGATCTGTCAGCGCCGCGGGCTGGGGCTGGAGGTGGTCGAGACGCACTGCGCCCCCGCCGCTCCGTGTGCGGAGTGGCTGCAGCAGGCGGTGGTCGCCGGGATCCGCTCCACCGGTGACTCGCAGCCGCTGGGCCTGTGGAGCCGGGCGGGCCACGACGCGATGGTGCTGGCCGCCACCACCGACGTGGCGATGCTGTTCCTGCGCTGCCACGACGGCATCAGCCACCACCCGGCCGAGGACGTCCGCGAGGACGACGTCGCCCACGGCATCGACGCCCTGGAGCAGGCCGTGCTCGCCGTCGCCGCCCGCCTGGACGCGCGGGTGGCCGAGACACAGCAGGGAGTGGTCCAGTGA
- a CDS encoding MurR/RpiR family transcriptional regulator gives MRIDERIAQHHGELSPQERKAAASLLEHLDDLATYRASELAALAGVSKATMSRLFRSLGYADFDEVRDHLRSLRTPGEPHRVDGTPDLAAHATQEHRAVQRTIAQPGVDEVVRLLAAARRVTVVGWRNSHPVALHLRQQLAHARGDVRLAPLPGQVMGEELADLAAGDAVLVMGFRRRPAGFGAFLREAAATGATVVLIADPTGIEHAAAASTWLECPVQGLLAFDSYAAAMSLVSVLADGVLSELGRPGSARVTAISRTYDRLVEVER, from the coding sequence GTGAGGATCGACGAGCGCATCGCCCAGCACCACGGCGAGCTGTCTCCCCAGGAGCGCAAGGCCGCGGCGTCCCTGCTCGAGCACCTGGACGACCTCGCCACCTACCGGGCCTCCGAGCTCGCCGCCCTGGCCGGAGTCTCCAAGGCCACCATGAGCCGGCTGTTCCGCAGCCTGGGCTACGCCGACTTCGACGAGGTGCGCGACCACCTGCGCAGCCTGCGGACCCCCGGCGAGCCGCACCGCGTGGACGGCACCCCCGACCTCGCCGCCCACGCCACCCAGGAGCACCGGGCGGTGCAGCGCACCATCGCCCAGCCCGGCGTGGACGAGGTGGTCCGGCTCCTCGCCGCCGCCCGCCGGGTGACCGTGGTGGGCTGGCGCAACAGCCACCCGGTGGCCCTGCACCTGCGCCAGCAGCTGGCCCACGCCCGCGGCGACGTGCGCCTGGCCCCGCTGCCGGGGCAGGTGATGGGCGAGGAGCTCGCCGACCTCGCCGCCGGCGACGCCGTGCTGGTGATGGGCTTTCGCCGCCGCCCGGCCGGGTTCGGCGCGTTCCTGCGCGAGGCCGCCGCCACTGGCGCCACTGTGGTGCTGATCGCCGACCCCACCGGCATCGAGCACGCCGCCGCGGCCAGCACCTGGCTGGAGTGCCCGGTGCAGGGGCTGCTCGCCTTCGACAGCTACGCCGCCGCGATGAGCCTGGTCAGCGTGCTCGCCGACGGCGTGCTCTCCGAGCTGGGCCGCCCGGGCAGCGCCCGGGTCACCGCCATCAGCCGGACCTACGACCGGCTCGTCGAGGTCGAACGGTGA
- a CDS encoding FAD binding domain-containing protein, giving the protein MDLNIVTGYRRATHRDDLRLSPGEALLGGGSWLFSEPQPATTGLVDLTTLGWPAWELPPEELGPEVPRVLRIGATCTVAELAAAPAEVLGAAAGLVRSCAEAFLMSFKIQSVATVGGNLCLALPAGAMISLASALDAEVLVWTPDGGARREAVASFVRDAGRSSLQPGEVLRAVDVPLAHLHSRTAFRRIGLAPLGRSSALVIGRSDADGATTLTVTAATRRPVQLRFAGVPADGELERALGTVDCWYADAHGAADWRRAVTTTLATEICEELAS; this is encoded by the coding sequence ATGGATCTGAACATCGTGACCGGCTACCGCCGCGCCACCCACCGCGACGACCTGCGGCTCAGCCCCGGCGAGGCGCTGCTCGGCGGCGGCTCCTGGCTGTTCTCCGAGCCGCAGCCCGCCACCACTGGCCTGGTGGACCTCACCACGCTGGGCTGGCCCGCCTGGGAGCTGCCTCCCGAGGAGCTGGGTCCCGAGGTGCCCAGGGTGTTGCGGATCGGCGCCACCTGCACGGTGGCCGAGCTGGCGGCGGCACCGGCGGAGGTCCTGGGCGCCGCGGCGGGCCTGGTCCGCAGCTGCGCCGAGGCGTTCCTCATGTCCTTCAAGATCCAGTCGGTGGCCACCGTGGGCGGCAACCTCTGCCTGGCCCTGCCCGCCGGGGCGATGATCTCGCTGGCCAGTGCCCTGGACGCCGAGGTGCTGGTGTGGACCCCCGACGGCGGCGCGCGGCGCGAGGCGGTGGCGTCGTTCGTCCGGGACGCCGGCCGCTCCTCCCTGCAACCGGGTGAGGTGCTGCGCGCCGTCGACGTCCCGCTGGCGCACCTGCACAGCCGCACCGCGTTCCGCCGGATCGGGCTGGCCCCGCTCGGTCGCTCCTCCGCGCTGGTGATCGGTCGGAGCGACGCCGACGGCGCCACCACGCTCACGGTCACCGCGGCCACCCGCCGACCGGTGCAGCTGCGCTTTGCCGGCGTCCCTGCCGACGGCGAGCTCGAGCGTGCGCTGGGCACCGTCGACTGCTGGTACGCCGACGCCCACGGCGCCGCGGACTGGCGCCGGGCGGTCACCACCACCCTGGCCACGGAGATCTGCGAGGAGCTGGCGTCATGA